Proteins encoded in a region of the Papio anubis isolate 15944 chromosome 14, Panubis1.0, whole genome shotgun sequence genome:
- the NT5DC4 gene encoding LOW QUALITY PROTEIN: 5'-nucleotidase domain-containing protein 4 (The sequence of the model RefSeq protein was modified relative to this genomic sequence to represent the inferred CDS: substituted 2 bases at 2 genomic stop codons) has product MASVDRGKPEGLDSPQGPKQNWHQRHVLSNGDKHIISECGQGSPISEGDNPHTNNCTYFLTGSDACNTPARIFVNRSLALGKSRCFGFDMDYTLAGREVPVYEALAFQLLPELLACIGYPHEILRYTYDSTFPTRGLLFNALYGNLLKVDAHGNVLLGAHGFTFLSEXGTKEIWSFYPNKFIQRDDLQRFHILNTLFNLPETYLCACLLDFFSGCSRYTTCDTGYQHVNLFMSFRSLFQDVNDAMNNVHQSGCLKEKTLEDLEKYVEKHPRLPIVLGKMKEVGKVFLATNSSYNYTDXAIMTYLFSISEAEASVRPWRSYFDPIVVDTQKPRLFAEGVVLRQVNTDSGKLRVGTHTGSHQHCALYSGGSLDMVCKLLGVRGKDILYIGHHSFGDILKSKKRQGWRTCLVVPELSWELDIWAREKEGLEELKRLDTHLAAPNQHMDGSSCELQVINFTKREIQMPHESVVEQERASLDPASCLLSCSQRVSGCGRGALWPQRAWGPMG; this is encoded by the exons ACACGTGCTATCCAATGGTGACAAACACATCATCTCTGAATGTGGACAGGGGAGTCCCATTTCAGAAGGTGACAACCCTCACACCAACAACTGCACATACTTTCTTACAGGGTCGGATGCCTGTAACACGCCTGCACG GATTTTTGTCAACCGCAGCCTGGCACTGGGGAAGAGTCGTTGCTTTGGCTTCGACATGGACTACACTCTGGCTGGTAGAGAGG TCCCAGTCTATGAGGCCCTGGCCTTCCAGCTGCTGCCGGAGCTCCTAGCGTGCATCGGATACCCACACGAGATCCTGCGCTACACCTACGACTCCACCTTCCCCACCAG GGGGCTGTTGTTCAATGCGCTCTATGGGAACCTGCTGAAGGTGGATGCCCACGGGAATGTGCTGCTGGGTGCCCATGGCTTCACCTTTCTCTCAGAGTAAGGGACAAAGG AGATCTGGAGCTTCTACCCCAACAAGTTCATTCAGAGGGATGACCTGCAGCGCTTCCACATCCTCAACACGCTCTTCAACCTGCCTG AAACCTACCTCTGTGCCTGCCTGTTGGACTTCTTCTCCGGCTGCTCCCGTTACACCAC CTGTGACACAGGTTATCAGCATGTGAACCTCTTCATGTCCTTCCGAAGTCTCTTCCAGGATGTGAATGATGCCATGAATAATGTCCACCAGTCG GGTTGTCTCAAGGAGAAGACCCTGGAGGACTTGGAGAAATATGTGGAGAAGCAT CCACGCCTCCCCATCGTGCTGGGGAAGATGAAGGAGGTTGGGAAAGTGTTTCTGGCCACCAACAGCAGCTACAACTACACCGACTGA GCCATCATGACCTACCTGTTCAGCATCAGTGAG GCTGAGGCCTCGGTCAGGCCCTGGAGGTCCTACTTCGACCCGATAGTGGTGGACACGCAGAAGCCCCGCCTCTTTGCAGAGGGGGTGGTCCTGAGGCAGGTCAACACG GACTCAGGAAAGCTCCGCGTGGGCACCCACACAGGGTCGCACCAGCATTGTGCTCTCTACTCTGGAG GCTCATTGGACATGGTGTGCAAGCTGCTTGGGGTTCGGGGGAAGGACATCCTGTATATTGGGCACCACAGTTTTGGGGACATTCTGAAGTCCAAGAAGCGGCAGGGCTGGCGGACTTGCCTGGTGGTTCCTGAGCTGTCCTGGGAGCTGGACATCTGGGCCCGGGAGAAGG AGGGGTTGGAGGAGCTGAAGAGGCTGGACACGCACCTGGCAGCCCCAAACCA GCACATGGATGGGAGCAGTTGTGAGCTGCAAGTCATCAACTTTACCAAGAGAGAGATCCAG ATGCCACATGAGTCAGTTGTGGAGCAAGAACGGGCCAGTCTGgaccctgcctcctgcctcctctcctgcAGCCAGAGGGTGAGTGGCTGTGGCCGAGGAGCTCTGTGGCCACAGAGGGCTTGGGGTCCCATGGGCTAG